A window of the Roseburia sp. 831b genome harbors these coding sequences:
- the guaB gene encoding IMP dehydrogenase — protein MGTIIGEGITFDDVLLVPQYSEVTPNMINLTTHLTKKVVLNIPMMSAAMDTVTEHRMAIAMARQGGIGIIHKNMSIQAQAEEVDKVKRSENGVITDPFFLSPEHTLQDAEDLMRKFRISGVPICEGEKLVGIITNRDLKFETDFSKKIKESMTSEGLITAPEGITLEEAKQILAKARKEKLPIVDKDFHLKGLITIKDIEKQIKYPLSAKDSQGRLLCGAGVGVTGNMMERVDALVKAHVDVIVLDSAHGHSKNIMESVKKIKAAYPDLQVIAGNVATGEATRALIEAGADAVKVGIGPGSICTTRIVAGIGVPQVTAIMDCYNVAKEYGIPVIADGGIKFSGDMTKALAAGANVCMMGSIFAGCDEAPGTFELYQGRKYKVYRGMGSLAAMENGSKDRYFQEGAKKLVPEGVEGRVAYKGNVEDTVFQLVGGIRSGMGYCGCPTIEDLKEKGKFVKISAAALRESHPHDIHITKEAPNYSVDE, from the coding sequence ATGGGTACAATTATCGGTGAAGGAATTACTTTTGATGACGTATTATTAGTTCCACAGTACTCCGAAGTAACTCCAAACATGATTAATTTAACAACACACCTTACAAAGAAAGTTGTTTTAAACATTCCTATGATGAGTGCCGCTATGGATACTGTAACAGAGCATAGAATGGCAATCGCCATGGCTAGACAGGGTGGTATCGGAATCATTCATAAAAATATGTCTATTCAGGCTCAGGCAGAGGAAGTTGACAAGGTAAAACGTTCTGAAAACGGTGTTATTACGGATCCATTTTTCCTTTCACCTGAACATACATTGCAGGATGCTGAAGATTTGATGCGCAAGTTCAGAATCTCCGGTGTTCCAATCTGCGAGGGCGAAAAATTAGTTGGTATTATTACAAACCGTGATTTAAAATTCGAAACAGATTTTTCTAAAAAAATCAAAGAAAGCATGACTTCAGAAGGTCTTATCACTGCTCCAGAAGGCATCACATTAGAGGAAGCAAAACAGATTCTTGCAAAAGCCAGAAAAGAAAAACTTCCTATCGTTGACAAAGATTTCCATTTAAAAGGATTAATCACAATCAAAGATATCGAAAAACAGATCAAATATCCACTTTCCGCAAAGGATTCCCAGGGACGTCTTCTTTGTGGTGCAGGTGTTGGTGTAACCGGAAACATGATGGAACGTGTTGACGCTTTAGTAAAAGCACACGTTGACGTTATCGTTTTGGATTCCGCTCATGGTCATTCCAAAAATATCATGGAATCTGTAAAGAAAATCAAAGCTGCTTACCCAGACCTTCAGGTAATTGCAGGTAACGTAGCAACCGGTGAAGCAACACGCGCCTTAATCGAAGCTGGTGCTGATGCTGTCAAAGTTGGTATCGGACCTGGTTCTATCTGTACAACACGTATCGTTGCCGGTATCGGTGTTCCTCAGGTAACTGCTATTATGGACTGTTATAACGTTGCAAAAGAATACGGTATCCCAGTTATCGCAGATGGTGGTATCAAATTCTCCGGTGATATGACAAAAGCTCTTGCTGCCGGTGCAAACGTATGTATGATGGGTAGTATCTTTGCCGGTTGTGACGAAGCTCCTGGAACTTTTGAATTATACCAGGGAAGAAAATACAAAGTTTACCGTGGTATGGGCTCTCTTGCCGCTATGGAGAATGGTTCTAAAGACCGTTACTTCCAGGAAGGTGCAAAGAAACTCGTTCCAGAAGGTGTTGAAGGACGTGTTGCATACAAGGGTAACGTGGAAGATACTGTATTCCAGTTAGTCGGTGGTATCCGTTCCGGTATGGGTTACTGTGGCTGCCCAACTATCGAAGACTTAAAAGAAAAAGGAAAATTCGTTAAGATTTCTGCTGCTGCTTTACGTGAAAGCCATCCACATGACATTCACATCACAAAAGAAGCTCCTAACTACAGTGTTGACGAATAA
- the hisA gene encoding phosphoribosylformimino-5-aminoimidazole carboxamide ribotide isomerase, translating to MQFRPCIDIHNGKVKQIVGGSLRDEGDVATENFVSEQDAAYFAKLYQKDGIKGGHIILLNAADSPYYKETKQQAKNALQAYPGGLQVGGGIHDGNAKEFLDAGASHVIVTSFVFREGRIFYDNLRKIEQAVGKEHLVLDLSCRKREDSYYIVTDRWQKFTEEKVTTELLDELSGYCDEFLIHAVDVEGKSKGIETELVKLLGDWGKIPVTYAGGVGSFDDLEQLKELGKGHLNVTIGSALDLFGGPMDYHSVLKFMKEERD from the coding sequence ATGCAGTTTCGACCATGTATTGACATTCATAACGGAAAGGTAAAGCAGATCGTCGGAGGAAGTCTAAGAGACGAGGGCGATGTGGCAACCGAGAATTTCGTGTCAGAGCAGGATGCGGCCTATTTTGCAAAGCTGTACCAAAAAGATGGCATTAAAGGCGGTCACATCATTTTACTGAATGCCGCAGACAGCCCCTATTATAAGGAAACAAAACAGCAGGCAAAGAATGCGCTGCAAGCTTATCCGGGTGGACTCCAGGTTGGAGGAGGAATCCATGATGGGAATGCCAAAGAATTTTTAGATGCGGGCGCAAGCCATGTGATTGTGACGTCATTTGTTTTTCGGGAAGGCAGAATCTTTTACGACAATTTAAGGAAAATTGAGCAGGCAGTTGGAAAAGAACATCTGGTGCTAGATCTTAGTTGCAGAAAAAGAGAAGATTCCTATTATATAGTGACGGACCGGTGGCAGAAATTTACAGAAGAAAAAGTGACGACAGAGTTGTTAGATGAATTGTCAGGTTACTGCGATGAATTTTTAATTCATGCAGTGGATGTGGAAGGAAAAAGCAAAGGAATCGAGACGGAGCTTGTGAAGCTGCTTGGTGACTGGGGAAAAATACCGGTAACCTATGCAGGTGGTGTAGGAAGTTTTGATGACTTAGAGCAGTTAAAAGAGCTTGGAAAAGGACACCTGAACGTAACGATTGGAAGCGCATTAGATTTATTTGGCGGTCCAATGGATTATCATAGCGTTTTAAAATTCATGAAAGAAGAGAGGGACTAG
- the glnA gene encoding type I glutamate--ammonia ligase, whose protein sequence is MSNYSKADIIRMVEEEDVEFIRLQFTDMFGTLKNVAITSSQLEKALNNECMFDGSSIEGFVRIEESDMYLHPDLDTFTIFPWRPQQGKVARIICDVYGTDQKPFEGDPRYILKKVIKEAADMGYQFDVGPECEFFLFHQDDEGQPTTISHERAGYFDLGPVDLGENARRDMVLTLEDMGFEIEASHHEAAPAQHEIDFRYDEALKTADNIMTFKLAVKTIAKRHGLFASFMPKPKYGINGSGMHINMSLFKDGKNIFADESDELGLSQETYYFIGGIMKHMKGMSVITNPLVNSYKRLVPGYEAPIYIAWSATNRSPLIRIPASRGAGTRVELRCPDPAANPYLALAVCLAAGLDGIRNQMTPPESVTENVFEMRLSKKNQLGIESLPADLGEAIHEFEADTYIQEVLGAHITEKYMEAKKAEWADYRSQVTQWEIENYLYKI, encoded by the coding sequence ATGAGCAATTATTCGAAAGCAGATATTATCCGGATGGTTGAGGAAGAGGATGTCGAGTTTATCCGGCTTCAGTTTACGGATATGTTTGGAACATTAAAAAATGTGGCAATTACATCAAGTCAGTTAGAAAAGGCATTGAACAACGAATGTATGTTCGACGGCTCATCCATTGAAGGGTTTGTACGAATCGAGGAATCGGATATGTATCTTCACCCGGATTTGGATACGTTCACGATTTTTCCATGGAGACCACAGCAGGGAAAAGTTGCGAGAATTATCTGCGATGTCTATGGAACAGATCAGAAGCCGTTTGAAGGAGATCCCCGTTATATTTTAAAGAAGGTCATCAAAGAGGCAGCTGACATGGGATATCAGTTTGATGTCGGACCGGAATGTGAATTTTTCTTATTCCATCAGGATGACGAGGGGCAGCCAACAACCATCAGCCATGAGAGAGCAGGCTATTTTGACTTAGGACCGGTTGACCTTGGGGAAAATGCAAGACGTGATATGGTACTGACCTTAGAGGATATGGGATTTGAGATTGAGGCATCCCACCATGAGGCAGCACCGGCACAGCATGAGATTGATTTCCGTTATGATGAGGCATTAAAAACAGCCGACAATATCATGACCTTTAAGCTTGCAGTAAAGACAATTGCAAAGCGCCATGGTCTGTTTGCTAGCTTCATGCCAAAACCAAAGTACGGCATCAACGGTTCCGGCATGCATATCAATATGTCTTTATTTAAAGATGGAAAAAATATTTTTGCAGACGAGTCAGATGAATTAGGTTTAAGCCAGGAAACGTATTATTTTATCGGCGGTATCATGAAGCACATGAAAGGAATGTCTGTGATTACCAATCCACTTGTCAATTCCTATAAGAGATTAGTGCCAGGTTATGAAGCACCAATTTATATTGCATGGTCGGCTACCAATAGAAGTCCGTTGATTCGTATTCCGGCATCCAGAGGCGCAGGAACAAGAGTAGAACTCCGCTGCCCGGACCCGGCTGCAAACCCATATTTAGCATTGGCAGTTTGCCTTGCAGCGGGACTGGATGGAATCCGCAATCAGATGACACCACCGGAAAGTGTAACGGAGAATGTGTTTGAGATGCGTCTTTCCAAGAAAAATCAGTTAGGAATCGAGTCCCTTCCGGCAGATTTAGGAGAGGCTATTCATGAGTTTGAAGCAGATACCTATATTCAGGAAGTATTAGGAGCTCATATTACCGAGAAATACATGGAGGCCAAAAAAGCAGAGTGGGCAGATTATCGTTCTCAGGTAACCCAGTGGGAAATCGAGAATTATTTATATAAAATCTAA
- a CDS encoding ANTAR domain-containing response regulator, with the protein MTNIIVAFPKEEIAGNIKKALLQNGFSVESVCTTGAQVLQSANRLDSGILVCGYRFVDMMCTELQEYLPPHFEMLLIASKTNCEELAIQNIVSLSTPLKVHELLQTLEMMEYTITRKRKKERAKPKERSEEDRQLIDQAKRLLMERNNLSEDEAHRYMQKRSMDNGTGLAETAQMILSLLTL; encoded by the coding sequence TTGACGAATATCATTGTTGCGTTTCCGAAAGAGGAAATCGCAGGAAATATCAAAAAAGCTCTGCTGCAAAACGGGTTTTCGGTTGAGTCAGTGTGTACAACCGGAGCCCAGGTGTTACAGAGTGCCAATAGACTTGACTCCGGCATCTTAGTCTGCGGTTATCGTTTCGTCGATATGATGTGCACAGAACTGCAGGAATATCTTCCACCTCATTTTGAAATGCTTTTAATCGCCTCAAAGACAAACTGTGAGGAATTGGCGATTCAGAATATTGTAAGTCTTTCGACTCCGTTAAAGGTACACGAGCTGCTTCAGACGCTTGAGATGATGGAATACACCATCACAAGAAAAAGAAAGAAAGAGCGTGCAAAGCCAAAGGAGCGGAGCGAGGAGGACAGACAGTTAATCGACCAGGCCAAAAGGCTTCTGATGGAGCGAAACAACCTGTCGGAGGATGAGGCACACCGGTATATGCAAAAGAGAAGTATGGATAATGGCACGGGTCTGGCAGAGACTGCCCAGATGATTTTAAGTTTATTGACCTTGTAA
- a CDS encoding LL-diaminopimelate aminotransferase, with product MYQLNDNYQKLPGSYLFSTIAKKVAAYSQVNPEKNIIRLGIGDVTQPLAPAIIEALHKAVDEMGDAETFHGYAPDLGYEFLRSTIAKNDYAARGCDISADEIFISDGAKSDSGNIQEIFSTNNRIAVCDPVYPVYVDSNVMAGRTGTYDPKTEMWSNVIYMPCTKENNFVPEFPKETPDMIYLCLPNNPTGTTITKAQLQEWVDYANKVSAVIIYDAAYEAYISEDDVAHSIYECEGAKTCAIELRSFSKNAGFTGVRLGFTVVPKELTCNGISLHDMWARRHGTKFNGAPYIVQRAGEAVYSDAGKAQLKEQIAYYMRNAKTIKEGLKDAGYTVFGGVNAPYIWLKTPDQMTSWEFFDYLLEKANVVGTPGSGFGPSGEGYFRLTAFGSYENTVAALERIKNL from the coding sequence ATGTATCAGTTAAATGACAACTATCAGAAATTACCAGGAAGCTACCTTTTTAGTACCATTGCAAAAAAAGTAGCTGCATATTCACAGGTGAATCCAGAAAAAAATATCATCCGTCTTGGAATCGGTGATGTAACACAGCCGCTTGCACCAGCTATCATCGAGGCACTTCATAAGGCAGTAGATGAGATGGGAGATGCAGAAACATTTCATGGATATGCACCTGACCTTGGATATGAATTTTTAAGAAGCACGATTGCAAAGAATGATTATGCGGCAAGAGGATGTGACATCAGCGCAGATGAGATTTTTATCTCCGATGGTGCAAAGAGTGATTCTGGAAATATCCAGGAAATCTTTTCAACGAATAACCGTATTGCAGTTTGCGATCCAGTCTACCCGGTTTATGTAGACTCCAATGTTATGGCAGGAAGAACCGGAACTTATGATCCAAAGACAGAGATGTGGAGCAATGTCATTTACATGCCTTGTACCAAAGAAAATAATTTTGTACCTGAGTTCCCGAAGGAGACACCGGATATGATTTATCTTTGCCTTCCAAACAACCCGACCGGTACGACCATCACAAAAGCACAGTTACAGGAATGGGTAGATTATGCCAATAAAGTAAGTGCCGTGATTATTTACGATGCAGCTTATGAAGCTTATATTTCAGAGGATGATGTGGCACATTCCATCTATGAGTGTGAAGGTGCAAAGACCTGTGCCATCGAGCTTAGAAGTTTTTCCAAAAATGCAGGATTTACCGGAGTTCGTCTTGGATTTACGGTTGTTCCAAAAGAACTTACCTGCAACGGAATTTCGTTACATGATATGTGGGCAAGACGTCATGGAACAAAGTTCAACGGTGCACCATACATTGTACAGCGCGCCGGTGAAGCCGTTTACTCTGACGCAGGAAAAGCACAGTTAAAAGAGCAGATTGCTTATTATATGAGAAACGCAAAGACCATCAAAGAAGGATTAAAAGACGCAGGTTATACGGTATTTGGTGGTGTGAATGCACCTTACATCTGGTTAAAGACACCAGATCAGATGACATCCTGGGAATTCTTTGATTACTTACTTGAAAAAGCAAATGTAGTTGGAACACCAGGTTCTGGATTTGGACCAAGTGGAGAAGGTTACTTCAGACTGACCGCATTCGGAAGTTACGAAAATACGGTTGCAGCCTTAGAGCGCATTAAAAACCTTTAG
- a CDS encoding pyridoxamine kinase, translated as MESHNNQKKIALINDLSGFGKCSITVELPIISAMGVQCCPMPTSIFSNHTGYESFFFEDYTDKMEPYFKEWKKLDLQFEGICTGFLASARQIEIVEAFLKQFKTEKTIVVVDPVMGDYGEIYPSYDKKTCEKMKRLIPYADIMTPNLTEACILTDTPYQEKWTKKEILSLAEKLSNLGPDKIVITGIVQGKYIANLCYEKGKEAKLLRCEKVGTQRAGTGDIFCSIVAADAVNGVSFEESVKKASTFLKKCIARTTELLIPEQDGVCFEEFLYQLRPKERKGNS; from the coding sequence ATGGAATCACATAATAATCAAAAGAAAATAGCATTGATCAACGACCTGTCTGGATTTGGAAAATGTTCCATTACCGTAGAACTTCCGATTATTTCTGCGATGGGCGTGCAATGCTGTCCCATGCCAACTTCCATTTTTTCAAACCATACCGGATATGAAAGCTTCTTTTTTGAAGATTATACGGACAAAATGGAACCATATTTTAAAGAATGGAAGAAACTTGATTTACAGTTTGAAGGAATCTGCACCGGTTTCTTAGCGTCCGCGCGTCAGATTGAGATTGTGGAAGCTTTTTTGAAGCAGTTTAAAACGGAAAAGACTATTGTTGTTGTAGACCCTGTGATGGGAGATTACGGTGAAATTTATCCAAGCTATGACAAAAAGACCTGCGAGAAAATGAAGCGTTTGATTCCGTATGCAGACATTATGACGCCAAACCTGACGGAGGCCTGTATTTTAACGGATACGCCTTATCAGGAAAAATGGACCAAGAAGGAGATTTTAAGTCTGGCTGAAAAGCTTTCAAATCTTGGACCGGACAAAATTGTCATTACCGGAATTGTCCAGGGAAAATACATTGCAAACCTCTGTTATGAAAAAGGAAAAGAGGCAAAACTGCTACGGTGCGAAAAAGTAGGAACGCAGCGCGCCGGAACAGGCGATATTTTCTGTTCGATTGTGGCAGCGGATGCCGTGAACGGTGTGTCGTTTGAAGAATCTGTAAAGAAAGCGTCCACTTTTTTAAAAAAATGTATTGCAAGAACAACAGAACTTTTGATACCGGAACAAGATGGCGTATGTTTTGAAGAATTTTTATATCAGCTTCGACCAAAAGAACGAAAGGGGAATTCGTGA
- a CDS encoding histidinol-phosphatase HisJ family protein, with product MNDLHVHTKFSCDSDAEMKEYIESAIHKGMNSIGFTEHVDMNQNDYGYNYYNSSDFFEEFHRLKSLYQEKITILAGIEFGEPHLYPDELDKLVSLPYDYVIGSIHWIGNMFPCQKVREQYSAKEFYSLYWKEVLKTVKHGGFQVLGHMDFPKRYYGEIYYEEAVMNEIFKRLLEQDIVPEINSSSIRKGHHQTMPGKELLQIYEDCGGNYITIGSDAHEVKDLAADNEAAKELSKSLGLQEVIFINRKRVLVNEILS from the coding sequence ATGAATGACCTACATGTACACACGAAATTTTCATGTGATTCCGACGCAGAGATGAAAGAATACATCGAGAGTGCTATCCATAAAGGTATGAACTCGATTGGTTTTACAGAACATGTTGATATGAACCAAAATGACTACGGTTATAATTACTACAATTCTTCGGATTTTTTCGAAGAGTTTCACAGGTTGAAGAGTTTATATCAAGAAAAAATTACCATACTTGCAGGTATCGAATTTGGGGAACCACATCTATATCCAGATGAGCTAGATAAACTTGTTAGTCTGCCGTATGATTATGTGATTGGAAGTATTCATTGGATTGGTAATATGTTCCCTTGTCAAAAAGTTAGAGAACAGTATTCTGCTAAGGAATTTTATTCACTATATTGGAAAGAGGTTCTAAAAACAGTAAAGCATGGTGGCTTTCAGGTATTAGGACATATGGATTTTCCAAAAAGATATTATGGAGAAATCTATTATGAAGAAGCTGTAATGAATGAAATATTTAAAAGATTATTGGAACAGGATATCGTGCCGGAGATAAATAGTTCCTCTATTCGAAAAGGACATCATCAGACGATGCCAGGAAAAGAACTTCTTCAAATTTATGAAGATTGTGGTGGCAACTATATTACGATTGGTTCCGACGCACATGAGGTAAAAGATTTGGCTGCTGATAATGAAGCTGCAAAAGAATTAAGCAAATCTTTAGGATTGCAGGAAGTGATTTTTATAAATAGAAAGCGGGTATTGGTAAATGAAATCTTATCTTGA
- a CDS encoding GNAT family N-acetyltransferase: protein MNHDQMMKIKNFKYLNQNALKGKILFTGSSLMEMFPVCEIAKSQGINQVIYNRGVGGLNTDEFLENIDILLLDLAPSKIFINIGTNDITKERFGDQWMTHLMDNFGKIIKMTKDSLPDAKIYIMAFYPANLHLPWQTEESIQWMKLRTPENLAQCNEQLKEIAEKYGCHYLDCNAELVDANGEQKEEYAIDGVHMYANGYLNVFKVIKPYLQQEMNFRKIDESNYWDCMELEVDKSQEHFVADNKRSLVEAAFEEGLYTLGIYQGETMVGFILYDYDETFPGWSLSRFMIGKQYQGKGYGKKAVLEFLDYFKKKHNADKIYISVSLDNAIARKMYSDIGFQEIKEIAYTFSGMNFQEMQMVKEL from the coding sequence ATGAATCATGACCAGATGATGAAAATAAAAAATTTTAAGTATTTAAACCAGAATGCATTAAAAGGAAAAATCCTTTTTACAGGGTCATCTCTGATGGAGATGTTTCCTGTCTGTGAAATTGCAAAGAGTCAGGGAATTAATCAGGTGATATACAATCGTGGTGTTGGTGGACTGAACACGGACGAGTTCCTAGAGAACATTGATATACTGCTTTTAGACCTTGCACCATCGAAGATATTCATCAACATTGGCACAAATGATATTACAAAAGAGCGGTTTGGAGATCAATGGATGACTCATTTGATGGATAATTTTGGTAAAATTATTAAGATGACAAAAGATAGTCTCCCGGATGCCAAAATCTATATAATGGCATTCTATCCGGCAAATCTTCATCTGCCTTGGCAGACAGAAGAGTCCATTCAATGGATGAAACTTCGTACGCCGGAAAATCTGGCACAGTGTAATGAACAGCTGAAAGAAATTGCAGAAAAATATGGTTGCCATTATCTTGACTGTAATGCAGAGCTTGTAGATGCAAACGGGGAGCAGAAAGAAGAGTATGCCATTGATGGCGTGCATATGTATGCAAACGGGTATCTGAATGTTTTTAAGGTGATAAAACCTTATTTGCAGCAGGAAATGAATTTTAGAAAAATAGATGAATCAAATTACTGGGATTGTATGGAATTAGAAGTTGATAAAAGCCAGGAGCATTTTGTTGCAGATAATAAGCGCTCTTTAGTGGAGGCTGCCTTTGAAGAAGGCTTGTATACACTGGGAATTTATCAGGGTGAAACAATGGTAGGGTTTATTCTATATGATTATGATGAAACTTTTCCAGGATGGTCGCTGAGCCGTTTTATGATAGGAAAACAGTATCAAGGCAAAGGATACGGCAAAAAAGCAGTGTTAGAATTTCTTGATTATTTTAAGAAAAAACATAATGCGGATAAAATATACATCAGTGTGTCGTTGGATAATGCGATAGCGCGGAAAATGTATTCCGACATCGGATTTCAAGAAATCAAGGAGATTGCATATACATTTTCAGGTATGAACTTTCAAGAAATGCAAATGGTAAAAGAATTATAA
- a CDS encoding GNAT family N-acetyltransferase yields the protein MEVQYIRCDSSNEDFIENCRLLDQDLDRRVGKEIQRDKYKTYNQIDKIKECMLVLVDGKIAGGGAIRAYNKEQVELKRVFVRNAFQGRGLGTGLVKALISWATELGYQSMILETGERLKEAQHVYEKLGFERIKNYGPYVDMKESLCMEKKLGSD from the coding sequence ATGGAAGTTCAGTACATACGATGTGACAGCAGCAATGAAGATTTTATTGAAAACTGTAGACTGCTTGACCAGGATTTAGACCGAAGAGTCGGAAAAGAAATTCAAAGAGACAAATACAAGACATACAACCAGATAGATAAAATCAAAGAATGTATGCTGGTTCTAGTCGATGGAAAAATAGCAGGAGGAGGTGCCATTCGTGCCTACAACAAGGAACAGGTTGAATTAAAGCGTGTTTTTGTCCGAAATGCTTTTCAGGGAAGAGGATTAGGAACCGGACTTGTAAAAGCACTCATAAGCTGGGCAACGGAATTAGGGTATCAAAGCATGATTTTAGAGACAGGAGAGCGATTAAAAGAAGCCCAGCATGTCTATGAAAAATTAGGCTTTGAGCGAATCAAAAATTATGGACCGTATGTTGACATGAAAGAATCCCTATGTATGGAGAAAAAGCTTGGTTCCGATTAA
- a CDS encoding putative manganese transporter, with product MLDIILDTCIDSVKLLPFLFLTYLVMEALEHSTGKKLSKRIQNAGKVGPLWGGLLGVIPQCGFSVAASSLYAGRVITVGTLLAVFLSTSDEMLPIFISESVPAATIFKILAVKVIIAILSGFLVEFVYVKLLKKKEEEMDIHVVCEEEHCSCEDGVLKSAFKHTIKIFVYILLISFALNLLIGAIGEEHLATLFSSVPVVGELVAALIGLIPNCASSVVITELYLGGIIQAGAMMSGLLVNAGVGMLILIRLNRNWKENAAIVATLYGLGVFWGIVIECIGIVF from the coding sequence ATGTTAGATATTATTTTAGATACCTGTATCGACAGTGTAAAATTACTTCCGTTTCTATTTCTCACCTATCTGGTGATGGAAGCATTGGAACATAGCACTGGAAAGAAATTAAGTAAAAGGATTCAGAATGCGGGAAAAGTCGGGCCGCTTTGGGGAGGACTTTTAGGAGTCATTCCACAGTGTGGATTTTCGGTAGCGGCATCTAGCCTTTATGCGGGACGTGTCATTACGGTCGGAACATTGCTGGCTGTTTTCTTATCGACCTCAGATGAGATGCTTCCGATTTTTATTTCGGAATCGGTTCCGGCAGCAACTATTTTTAAAATTCTTGCGGTAAAAGTAATCATTGCAATTCTATCCGGCTTTTTGGTGGAATTTGTCTATGTAAAGCTGTTGAAAAAGAAGGAAGAAGAGATGGACATCCATGTCGTGTGTGAAGAGGAACATTGCAGTTGTGAGGACGGCGTCCTAAAGTCAGCATTCAAGCACACCATAAAGATTTTTGTCTATATCCTATTGATTTCATTTGCATTAAATCTTTTGATTGGCGCAATCGGAGAAGAACATCTTGCAACACTTTTTTCTTCCGTTCCGGTAGTAGGAGAATTGGTTGCAGCATTGATTGGACTGATTCCAAACTGTGCATCCTCGGTGGTTATCACAGAACTTTATTTAGGTGGAATCATTCAGGCCGGAGCGATGATGTCCGGATTATTGGTAAATGCCGGCGTCGGAATGTTGATTTTAATCCGGTTAAACCGTAACTGGAAGGAAAATGCAGCGATTGTGGCAACCTTATATGGACTTGGTGTTTTCTGGGGAATTGTGATAGAATGCATAGGAATCGTATTTTAG
- a CDS encoding Fur family transcriptional regulator, which translates to MAGNSYTTASRTKILEYLKKNGDRTVNVNDISNYLKENKSEVNITTIYRYLDKLAKEGTVIKYVAEKGNQAVYQYVEQGHHCDEHLHLKCVKCGCIIHLECDFMREIAEHIKKDHGFELQCKNSIIYGMCSKCQENE; encoded by the coding sequence ATGGCAGGAAACAGCTATACGACAGCAAGCAGAACAAAAATTTTAGAATATTTGAAAAAAAATGGCGACCGCACGGTAAATGTAAATGACATTTCCAATTATTTAAAGGAAAACAAAAGCGAGGTTAACATAACAACTATTTACCGATACTTAGATAAACTTGCCAAAGAAGGAACGGTAATCAAATATGTAGCAGAAAAAGGAAATCAGGCGGTTTACCAGTATGTGGAGCAGGGGCATCACTGTGACGAACACCTTCATTTGAAATGTGTAAAATGCGGCTGTATCATCCATCTGGAATGTGATTTCATGAGAGAAATTGCAGAGCATATCAAAAAAGACCATGGATTTGAACTTCAGTGTAAGAACTCCATTATTTATGGCATGTGCAGTAAATGCCAGGAAAATGAATAG